In Trifolium pratense cultivar HEN17-A07 linkage group LG7, ARS_RC_1.1, whole genome shotgun sequence, a genomic segment contains:
- the LOC123895102 gene encoding multiple organellar RNA editing factor 8, chloroplastic/mitochondrial, giving the protein MANQIFSRVIPKTLTSLFSRSLTTTTTTTTVPSSAISFLRRLRPLSTLSLASGRILLPNSHRALSTRATTSSLNDPNPNWSNRPPKETILLDGCDFEHWLVVMEKPEGDLTRDEIINGYIKTLAQVIGSEEEARMKIYSVSTRHYFAFGALVSEELSYKLKELAGVRWVLPDSYLNVREKDYGGEPFINGEAVPYDPKYHEEWVRNNARANERNRRNDRPRNNDRSRNFDRRRENVVNRDMQTRPPPPPPNAQTPGGGFPSNNGGGFPPNNGGGYPPNNGPGYAPAPPSNQPGYGPPNPSGYRGPPNPSGYGPQNPGAYGPPNSGGYPPNNNGGYPPNPNMNRAPPPNSGYAPPNSGYAHPGGVQQNQNIGGVPPNVGGWGNNQ; this is encoded by the exons ATGGCGAACCAGATCTTCTCTCGCGTCATTCCCAAAACCCTAACCTCCCTTTTCTCTCGCTccctcaccaccaccaccaccaccaccaccgtccCTTCCTCCGCCATCTCTTTCCTTCGCCGTCTCCGTCCTCTCTCCACTCTTTCCCTCGCCTCCGGCCGCATCCTCCTCCCTAATTCCCACCGCGCTCTCTCAACTCGCGCTACCACTTCCTCTCTCAACGACCCTAACCCTAACTGGTCTAATCGTCCACCTAAAGAAACTATCTTGCTCGATGGATGCGATTTTGAACACTGGCTTGTTGTTATGGAGAAGCCTGAAGGTGATCTTACAAGAGATGAGATTATTAATGGTTACATCAAAACACTCGCGCAAGTTATTGGAAG TGAAGAAGAAGCGAGGATGAAGATATATTCTGTTTCAACTAGACACTACTTTGCATTTGGAGCTCTTGTGTCTGAAGAGCTTTCCTACAAGCTTAAAG AATTGGCCGGCGTTCGATGGGTTCTTCCTGATTCGTATTTGAATGTGAGGGAGAAGGATTATGGAG GTGAGCCCTTTATAAATGGGGAAGCAGTTCCTTATGATCCAAAGTATCATGAAGAATGGGTAAGGAACAATGCCCGTGCAAATGAAAGGAACAGGCGCAATGACAGACCTCGTAATAATGACAGGTCAAGAAACTTTGATAGGAGAAGGGAAAATGTGGTGAACAGAGATATGCAGACTAggcctcctcctcctcctcctaaTGCACAGACTCCTGGCGGTGGGTTCCCTTCCAACAATGGCGGTGGGTTCCCTCCCAATAATGGCGGTGGGTACCCTCCTAACAATGGTCCTGGATATGCTCCTGCCCCTCCTAGCAACCAACCTGGATACGGTCCACCAAATCCAAGCGGATACCGTGGTCCACCAAATCCAAGTGGATATGGCCCACAAAATCCAGGTGCGTATGGTCCTCCAAATTCAGGCGGATATCCTCCTAATAACAATGGTGGTTACCCTCCCAATCCTAACATGAATAGAGCCCCTCCTCCTAATAGTGGATATGCCCCTCCTAATAGTGGATACGCCCACCCGGGTGGTGTGCAACAAAACCAGAACATTGGAGGGGTGCCTCCAAATGTTGGAGGATGGGGAAATAATCAGTAG